From a region of the Impatiens glandulifera chromosome 4, dImpGla2.1, whole genome shotgun sequence genome:
- the LOC124933467 gene encoding uncharacterized protein LOC124933467, with protein MSFFDFIVFITIPIFLSSFADPVFARKPHEINFVSPNLFPEGLTWDSSAEHFIVGSIHQRTIHSISDAAVVDTLLFDSSLPENVSVLGLAVDNARRRLLAVIHSTSPHPVYNALAAYDLSSTNRTRIFLAPLEDLDSTSDRPIANDVTFDSAGNAYVTNSAGNFIWKITIDGYPSIFSRSPAFTFHKVDPESPFSFCGLNGIVYINKGYLLVVQSNTGKMFKVNIEDGSAREVLLNKDLQLPDGIVVRRDGVVLVVSQYALYFIKSDDSWSQGVVFDETSLEEERFSTSVAVGGKERAYVLYGHVNEGIRGDVERESFSIVEIESVKETNEDSVWVFILIGLGLVYFLIWRFQMRQLATNMNKKIA; from the coding sequence ATGTCTTTCTTCGATTTCATCGTCTTCATCACCATCCCAATCTTCCTATCATCCTTCGCCGATCCAGTCTTCGCCAGAAAACCCCACGAAATCAATTTCGTTTCACCCAACTTATTCCCTGAAGGGCTTACATGGGATTCATCCGCTGAACACTTCATCGTCGGTTCCATTCATCAACGAACCATTCACTCCATCTCCGACGCCGCCGTTGTTGATACCCTTTTATTCGATTCATCACTCCCTGAAAACGTCTCTGTTCTAGGTCTCGCCGTCGACAACGCTCGCCGCCGTCTCCTTGCAGTCATCCACTCCACTTCTCCTCACCCTGTATACAACGCTCTAGCCGCCTATGACCTCAGTTCCACCAACCGCACTCGAATCTTCCTCGCCCCACTTGAGGATCTTGACTCTACATCTGACCGCCCGATTGCCAACGATGTCACTTTCGATTCAGCAGGAAACGCCTACGTAACCAATTCAGCTGGGAACTTCATTTGGAAGATCACGATAGATGGGTATCCTTCAATTTTCTCCAGATCCCCTGCGTTTACCTTCCATAAAGTTGATCCTGAGTCGCCCTTCAGTTTCTGCGGCTTAAACGGGATAGTCTACATCAACAAAGGATACCTTCTCGTTGTGCAATCGAATACCGGCAAGATGTTTAAAGTCAACATTGAAGATGGGTCGGCACGCGAGGTTCTTCTCAATAAGGACCTGCAGTTACCTGACGGAATCGTTGTGAGACGCGACGGCGTTGTTTTGGTGGTATCTCAGTACGCTTTGTACTTCATCAAGAGCGATGATAGTTGGTCTCAGGGCGTGGTGTTTGACGAAACTTCCCTTGAGGAAGAGAGGTTCTCGACTTCCGTCGCTGTGGGCGGCAAAGAAAGGGCGTATGTGTTGTATGGGCACGTGAACGAAGGTATACGGGGAGATGTTGAGCGTGAATCGTTCAGTATAGTGGAGATTGAGTCGGTGAAGGAGACGAATGAAGACTCCGTTTGGGTGTTTATTCTTATTGGATTGGGTTTGGTTTATTTCTTGATTTGGAGATTTCAAATGCGTCAGCTTGCCACAAACATGAACAAGAAAATTGCTTAA
- the LOC124933469 gene encoding protein CHROMATIN REMODELING 4-like: MEETGQQNLEDPQLEVVPPKIGEDGSYYDCVVCENGGDLLCCDICPNVYHLWCLTPPLEHVPLGEWQCSNCKESNPSVYADDKVLAEEVTESLPNLSSMNTTTSKHDNTCDDKPTGKKDKGEIMHLDLLADVCTNSPFKNICETSAIQKASGTNTQSPNMHKKSAQIKLSRFAMETKIKEHNKEEDIWLFEEELDSLWIGVRRHGESSWETILNDPTLKFSNIRTPTSLAKRWIVEKQKILSEMNQVLPPLSKKRPAQDPDTSKDE; encoded by the exons ATGGAGGAGACTGGACAACAAAATCTCGAAGATCCTCAACTTGAGGTAGTGCCTCCTAAAATAGGAGAGGATGGG AGCTACTATGACTGTGTTGTATGTGAAAATGGAGGAGATCTTCTATGTTGTGATATTTGCCCAAACGTTTATCATCTATGGTGCCTTACCCCACCCCTAGAG CATGTTCCTTTGGGAGAGTGGCAATGCTCAAACTGCAAGGAGAGTAATCCTTCAGTATATGCTGATGATAAGGTTCTCGCTGAAGAAGTAACTGAGAGCTTGCCGAACCTTTCAAGCATGAATACCACCACA TCGAAACATGACAACACTTGTGATGATAAGCCAACAGGAAAGAAGGACAAGGGCGAGATCATGCATCTTGATTTGCTTGCAGATGTCTGCACAAACTCTCCGTTCAAAAACATATGTGAAAC ATCTGCCATTCAAAAAGCATCTGGAACCAATACACAATCTCCTAATATGCACAAGAAAAGTGCACAGATAAAACTTTCTCGGTTCGCCATGGAAACAAAGAT AAAGGAACATAATAAAGAAGAGGACATCTGGCTGTTTGAAGAAGAACTGGACTCACTTTGGATTGGAGTCCGTAGGCATGGAGAAAGCTCCTGGGAAACTATCCTCAACGACCCAACATTGAAATTCTCCAATATCAGGACTCCAACTTCCTTAGCAAAGAGGTGGATAGTcgaaaaacagaaaattttatCTGAAATGAATCAG GTGCTTCCACCACTGTCTAAGAAACGGCCTGCTCAAGATCCCGATACTAGCAAGGATGAATGA